The nucleotide window CGCGCCGGCGTCGCGTTCCACCATGCGGGCCTCCGGTCGGGCCACCGATCGGTCGTCGAGTCGGCGTTCCGCGACCGCGACGTCGCCTGTATCTGCGCGACGCCCACGCTCGCGGCCGGCGTCAACGTCCCCGCGCGGCGCGTCGTCGTCCGCGACCAGCGACGGTACGGCGAGGGCGGCATGGAGTGGATTCCGACGCTCGAAGTCCACCAGATGTGCGGCCGGGCGGGGCGTCCGGGGCTCGACCCGCACGGCGAGGCCGTCCTCGTCGCCGACGCCGACACGCGCGAGGAAGTTCACGAGCGGTACGTCGAGGGCGAACCCGAGGCGGTCGAGTCGCAGTTGGCCGACCCAGGGGCGCTCCGAACCCACGTCCTCGCGGCGATCGCCACCGGGTTCGCGGGGACCGAGACCGAGATACTCGACGTCTTCGAGGGGACGTTCTACGCGCGGGAGACGGGTGCCGGCGGCCTCGCCGACGCGGTCGCCGTCGCAGTCGACGACCTCGTTGCCGCCGGGATGGTCGTCAGGGAGACCGGCGGCGTCGAGGACTACTGCCTCGTCGCGACGGCGGTCGGCGAGACCACCTCGAAGCAGTACGTTCGGCCCGAGACGGGCGAGCGGATCGTCGCCGGGCTCCGCGCGGCGGCCGATCTGGCAGACACGACGACGCTCACCGCCTTCGAGGTGATCTGCGACACGCCGGACATGCAGGACACCTACCTCGGAAACGCCGAGCGCGCCGACGTCTATCGGTTCGCGCGGCGCAACGCCGCCCATCTGACGACGGACATGACGGAGCCGGACGACTTCGAGGGGTGGCTGGAGTCGGTGAAGACGGCGCGAATCTTAGACGAGTGGATCGGCGGCGCGACCGTCGAGGATCTGGTCGAGCGCTACCGGATCGGTCCCGGGGACCTCGACTCGCGGGTCGAGCGCGCGGAGTGGCTGCTGAGCGCCGCCGAGGCGCTCGGGGAGACGATCGGCGTGCGCGTTCCCGCGGTGTCACGGGCGCGGTCGCGGCTGTGAGAAAGCGGTTGGGGTGTCCGAACCGTGCGCTCAGTCAGCCGACCCGACCGCCCGATGGAACGGGGTCCGGGCGATCGTCTGCCGCAGCTCCGCCAGCGAGTCGCGGCCGACGTCGCTCGCGGCCGACATCACCGCGAACACTTCCTGTCTGGACACCTTCACGCCGGTCTCGGTGAGCGCGTCTTCGGGGCGCGAGTTGATCTCTCGGAGGGTGCCGACCGCGAGCAGGTACGGGACGGTCCACGCCTCCATCGTGTTCCCGTTCGAGAGCGGCATCGTCTCTAAGTACGCCTGCGCGTCGTCGAGGAACGAGCGGGCGTAGTCGGCGGTCCGGTCGACGACGCGCGCGGACGACTCGCGGTTCTCCGGGTGGACGACCCGCTCCTGTTCGACGCCCTCCGCTTCGAGCCACTCGGCGGGGAGGTAGACGTTGTTCTCTTCCGTGTAGTCGTCGTAGACGTCCTTCGAGACGTTCACGAGCTGTAAGAGGAGGCCGAACTCCTCGGCGGTCTCGCGCAGCCGGTCGGCGCGCTCCTCGGCGACGTCGCCGCGCGTGAGCAGGTTCGTGATGAGGTTGCCGACCGTCCCGGCCGCGTAGTAGCAGTACTGCTCTAACTCGTCGCGGTCGTCGATGCGGAGCCCGCCCTCGGTGGCGTGGCGGTCGACGAACATCGCCATCCCGTCGACCATCTCCAGCACCGGCGGAACGATGGCCTCCTGGGCCTCCGGATCGAGCTCCGCGAACGTGGCGGCGATCGTCGGTGCCTCCGCGACGACGGTCCAGTCGTCGTCCAATTCCGCGGGCAGCCACTCGTCGACCGCCTCGCGGAACGCCGCGATGTCGGTCTCGTCGTCCGGGTCGATCGCTCGTCGGTACGTCCGCAGCACGTCGCTCTGGGCTTCCGGCGGGATGTGACCGGCGTCCTCGACGGTGTCGGCGACCCGACAGAGGAGGTAACCGACACAGATCTGCGAGGCCATCGGCTCCTCTAGCACGTCGACGGTCAGCGCGAAGGTCCGCGAGACCCCTTGGACCGCCTCGTGACACCACGCGAGGTCGGCCTCGCCGGGGCCGTGTTCTCGTCCGCTCATTCAGTTGCCAGTCCTTACGGCACAACGCATAAAAAGCCTCGTGGAACGGCGGCCGGCCGCCCCCTGCTGCGCGGGGCCTCGAAACCGAACGACGCCGCGCCGCTCGAACCCACGAACCTCCGCCCCGTGTACAATCGTGTGGAAACGGCTAAGTCGGCCCAGTCGAAGGGGAGACCATGAAGTTCACGCTCACCGAAGAGCAGCGTCAGATCCGCGACACCGTCGCGGAGTTCGTCGACGAGGAGGTCGTGCCGCGGGCGGCCAAAATCGACGAGACGGACGAGTTCCCGGCCGACCTGATAGACGAGATGGCCGACCTCGGGCTCATGGGAATGCCGTTCCCGGTCGAGTACGAGGGCGCGGGGCTCGACTACCACAGCTACGCGATCGGACTCGAAGAGATATCTCGCGGCTCCGGCGGACTCGGGACGGTCGTCGCGGCCCACACGTCGCTCGCGGGCAACATGCTCTACGAGTTCGGCGACGAGGCGCAAAAGGAGGAGTACCTCACCGCCCTGAACACCGCCGAGGACATCGGCGCGTTCGCGCTCTCGGAGGCCGAGGCCGGCTCGGACGTGCCAGCCATGTCGACGGCCGCGGAGCGCGACGGCGACGGCTACCTCGTCAACGGCGGGAAGCTCTGGATCTCCAACGGCTCCGTCGCGGACACCGTCACGCTGTTCGCGAAGACCGACCCCGACGCGGGCCGGAAGGGCATCTCGTCGTTCGTCGTGCGTCCCGAGGAGGACGACGGGTTCGTCGTCGAGGGCACGGAGGACAAGCTCGGCGACAAGGGGTGTCCGACCGCCGAGCTTCGGTTCGACGACATGTGGATCCCCGAGGATCGGCTACTCGGCGAGGAGGGCGAGGGGTTCGTCCACGCGCTGAAGACGCTCAACGGCGGCCGGATCACGATCGCGGCCCGGTCGGTCGGGATCGCGCGCGCCGCGCTCGACGAGGCGGCGTCCTACGCGCAACAGCGCGAGCAGTTCGACCGGCCGATCTCCGACTTTCAGGCGATCCAGCACAAGCTCGCGGACATGGACACGAAGGCCCGCGCCGCGGAGCTGCTGATGCACGAGGCGGCCGACCTGAAGATGCGCGACGGCGACTACATCAAGGAGGCCGCGCAGGCGAAGCTGTACGCTTCGGAGATCGCCCGCGAGGTCGCCAACGAGGGGATCCAGATCCACGGCGGCTACGGCTACACCAAGGACTTCCCCGCCGAGCGGTTCTACCGCGACGCGAAGCTATCGGAGATCTACGAGGGGACGAGCGAAGTGTTACGGAACACGATCGCCCAACAGCTGCTCGACGAGTAGTGCCGGTGCGGACGGATCACTCTGGCCGCTCGTCGGCGTCGGTCTCTTCTATCTCGTCCGTGCCACCTTTTCGGTCGGCGTTTTCGGACTCTCTGTTACCGTCTTCGGACTCTCTGTCATCGTTCTCTGTACCACGATCGGGACCGAACGGGACGTCCGCGTCGGAGGCGCGCTGGTCGACGGCGTAGTCGCCCGTGTCGACCCGCTCCGCCGGCTCCGAGTAGTCGCGGTCGCCCGGCGAGAAGTCCGGGCGGACGACGCCGTCGTCCGGAACATCCGGCGTCTCGTCGGTGGGCTCGTCGGCGGCGGCCCTGTGGTCCGCAGCGGTGTCGTCGGATTCCGAACCGTTGTCGGTCGGTGCGCCGGACATGGTCCCGCCCGATGTCGGCTCCGTTGCGGGTCCCGTCTCAGTAGTGGACTCCGCCCCCGCGGCGGGCCCCGTTTCTTCCGCCGCGTCCGCTTCTCCGTCGACATCGTCGCCCTCGTCGACCCACTCGAAGCGGTCTTTCCCGCCCGCGCGCCGCTCCGCGACGGCGGTCGCGAGGCGGTCGGTGAGCGTCTCCTTCAGCGCCTCGGCCTCGCCGATCTCGAAGTCGACCGCGGCGGCGTCGCTTCCCGTCAGCGACCCGGTCCCCGCCGTATCGGCGACGATCGTCGCCACGCCCCACCGGCGCTGGAACACGGTGCGGCTGTCGATCACGTTCTGGATCCGGTAGTACGGGACGACTGCGACGGTCCGGCCCCAGAACCCGTTCCGGGTGAGCAGGTGGTCCTCGCCGAGCCAGTAGCCGCGGTGCTTCCACTTGAGGTGCGCCGCGGGCGGTGCGATGAGGAGGAGCGCGGCGACCCCGTACCACGGGAGCGACGCCGCGAAGTACCAGTTTACGCCGTACGCGACCGCCGTCAGCACCCCGACGACCATCGCGTAGCGGAAGACGTACCGCCACCGGATCCGCTTCGGCGGCCGGTTGAATTCGGGCGTCCCGAACGGCTCGATCTCGTGTGCGAGCCGGTAGACGCGGTCGGTCGTCGCGATCGGCACGGCGGATTGGTTGCCCGACTCCGTCCCCTGTCCGGGCGCGTACCCCGCGGTCTCGATCGAGAGGCTCGCGTACCCCAGCGCCCGCTTCGCGGGGTTGTCCGCGATACGCAGCGTCTGGACCTTCTCGGTCGGGATCGACCCGCTGTACCGCCGGAACAACCCGCGCTCGTAGCGCAGTTCGTCGCCGGCGCGGGAGAGGCGGAACCCGTAGTAGTTCGAGAAGGCGAGGCCTGCGCCGATGAACCACGACGCGAGGAACAGGACCGCCACGCCGACGAACGCAGTCGCGGTGAGCGCGGCGGCGGATGTCTCCGGCAGGAAGCTCGAAAGCACCGGGAACGACCCGGAACTGAGGAACGCCAACAGCCCGATCAGGCGTCCGTCGAACGACAGCGCCCCGACCAAGGCGAGTTCGCCGGGCGAGATGGCGAACAGCTCCTCCTCGCTCGGCGCGAACGCGTCGTCGCGCCCGCCCTCGACCGCGCCGGTGTCGGCGTCGCTCCGCTCGCCGCCCTCGCCCGTCCGGCTCGCGTCGGACTTCCGGCGCTGGACCTCGCGCTGGAGACGAGTCGCCTCCTCGGGCGTGACGAACCGGATCGATCCCTCGGTGCTGGAGCCGCCGGCGGTCTCCAAGTCGACCGCGGCGACGCCGATCGCGCGCTGGATCACGGACCGGCTCACGTCGACGTTCTGGATCCGGCGGTACGGGATCTCGCGCTCGCGCCGGGAGATGACGCCGGAGGAAATGTCGAGCGTGTCCTCGGTGAGGACGTACTCGAACCGCCGGTAGTACGCGACCTCGTAGGCGAGCATCGCGACGAGGATGGCGGCACCGCCGGCGACCGCCAACGGAAGGCCGAACCCCCCGCTGTTGACGATGACGAACAGGGCAACCGCTGTCCCGGCCGCCTTCTGGAGCGCGCGGTACGGGACCGACTGCGGCGCTAACTTCACACCGCGTCCTCCCCGTCGGCGCGGATGGCCAGCCGTTTCAGCTCCTCGCGGAGGTCGCTCGCGCCCTCCGGCGTGAGTCCCGGGATCCGCACGTCAGCGCCCCGCGATCCGGCGGTGTACACCACGCAGGAGGCGAGCCCGGCGGTCCGCTCGATCGGGCCGCGCCGGGAATCGACGTGCTGGATCCGCACCAGCGGCACCGTGGTCCGCACCTGCGTGATCACGCCGCGGTCGAGGTAGATCGCGTCCTCGCGGATCTCGTAGCTCCAGCGGCGGTACCGGAGCAGCGCGTGTGCGACGGTGAGCGTCAGGATTGCGGCCCCGACGGCCACCGGAACCCACTCCGGGAGATACTCGACGTACACGCCGCCGACGAACGGGGCGGTGACGAGCGCCGACAGGAGCACCGCACGGAGGACCCACACGATCTGGACTCGGGGATGGAGCGTCTGTGTCGTCATCGACGCTCCCCCGTCGCGTGTCCGCGTGTCATGAGCGGCGATTGACGGTCCCGACGTATAAGTCCGGCCGGAAACGACCGGCGAAATCCTGCCGGAAAATCATGGTAGACACTCTCTTTCGAAGGCGATACTTGCCGAAACCGATATCACGTGGGATCGAGTCGTGCCGCCCATGACCGACGATCCGTTCGAGAACATGCTCGCGCAGATGGACCGCGCGGAGGAGTACGCGGACGTGGACCACGGGATCTTCGAGCGGCTCAAACATCCGGAGCGCACGCTCAAAGTCACGCTGCCGGTCGAACTGGAGTCCGGCGAGGTCGAGGTGTTCGAGGGGTACCGCTGTCAGTTCGACAGCGCGCGCGGGCCGTTCAAGGGCGGCGTCCGGTTCCACCCGTCGGTGACCCAGCGCGAAGTCGAGGCGCTCGCCGGATGGATGACCTGGAAGACCGCGCTGGTCGATCTCCCGTACGGCGGCGCGAAGGGCGGCGTGATCTGCGAGCCGAAAGAGCTCACCGACCGCGACCTCGAACGACTCACTCGGCGGTACACCGAGGGGATCCGACGGATGATCGGCCCCGAAGTCGACGTGCCCGCGCCGGACATGAACACGAACCCGCAGACGATGGCGTGGATGATGGACACCTACTCGATGTACGAGGGGTACTCCGTCCCGCAGGTCGTCACCGGGAAGCCGTTGGAGATCGGCGGGACGCCCGGCCGCGTGGAGGCGACCGGCCGCGGCGTCTCGCTCGTGACCGAGCGGCTCTTCGAGTACCTCGACCGCGACCTCTCCGACGCGACGATAGCGATTCAGGGGTTCGGGAACGTCGGGTCGAACGCGGCCCGACTCCTCGACGAGGCGGGTGCCAACGTGGTCGCGACTTCGGACGTGTCAGGGGCCGCCTACGACCCCGACGGGCTCGACGTGGCGGCGCTCGGCGCGCACGTCGACGCCGGCGGCCTCGTCGAGGAGTACGTCGCGGGCGATCTCAAGGGCAGCGCCGATCGCTCCCGCTGGGACGACCCGGACGCGATCACCAACGCGGAGCTACTGACTCTCGACGTGGACGTGCTCATCCCGGCCGCCGTCGAGGGCGTGATCACCGCGGACAACGTTGACGACCTCCGGGCGTCGGCGATCGTCGAGGCCGCAAACGGCCCGACGACCGTCGCCGCCGACGAGGCGCTCACCGAGCGCGACGTTCAGGTCGTGCCGGACATCCTCGCGAACGCGGGCGGCGTCATCGTCTCGTACCTGGAGTGGGTCCAGAACGCACAGGAGTTCTCGTGGCCGCTGGAAACGGTCAACGCCGAGTTGGAGCGTCGTATCGGCGACGCGTTCGACAAGACCATCGAGCAGT belongs to Halorubrum sp. DM2 and includes:
- a CDS encoding DEAD/DEAH box helicase; the encoded protein is MRVRDLPLSSTVVDHFAERGVRELYPPQRAAVEAGVCEGANVVAAVPTASGKTFVAQLALLTADGPGLYVCPLRALAREKYETFAALPGVDVGISTGDFDATGEELAGNDVVVATSEKVDSAIRNGASWVDDLACVVVDEVHLLGAKRRGPTLEVTLATLRRRNPDLQTVALSATVDNPDAIADWLDAALVESDWRPVELRTGVAVGGDVAFDDGTSLSVDVASPNETDPDGDAYAGDETDAEDESDPDADDDDEPDPTEVTAALVADAVADGGQCLAFVRSRREAVDLAERLADEGLAERLGIEDAATVAAEEATDVDGTLTGRQLAACLRAGVAFHHAGLRSGHRSVVESAFRDRDVACICATPTLAAGVNVPARRVVVRDQRRYGEGGMEWIPTLEVHQMCGRAGRPGLDPHGEAVLVADADTREEVHERYVEGEPEAVESQLADPGALRTHVLAAIATGFAGTETEILDVFEGTFYARETGAGGLADAVAVAVDDLVAAGMVVRETGGVEDYCLVATAVGETTSKQYVRPETGERIVAGLRAAADLADTTTLTAFEVICDTPDMQDTYLGNAERADVYRFARRNAAHLTTDMTEPDDFEGWLESVKTARILDEWIGGATVEDLVERYRIGPGDLDSRVERAEWLLSAAEALGETIGVRVPAVSRARSRL
- a CDS encoding phytoene/squalene synthase family protein, which gives rise to MSGREHGPGEADLAWCHEAVQGVSRTFALTVDVLEEPMASQICVGYLLCRVADTVEDAGHIPPEAQSDVLRTYRRAIDPDDETDIAAFREAVDEWLPAELDDDWTVVAEAPTIAATFAELDPEAQEAIVPPVLEMVDGMAMFVDRHATEGGLRIDDRDELEQYCYYAAGTVGNLITNLLTRGDVAEERADRLRETAEEFGLLLQLVNVSKDVYDDYTEENNVYLPAEWLEAEGVEQERVVHPENRESSARVVDRTADYARSFLDDAQAYLETMPLSNGNTMEAWTVPYLLAVGTLREINSRPEDALTETGVKVSRQEVFAVMSAASDVGRDSLAELRQTIARTPFHRAVGSAD
- a CDS encoding acyl-CoA dehydrogenase family protein, which encodes MKFTLTEEQRQIRDTVAEFVDEEVVPRAAKIDETDEFPADLIDEMADLGLMGMPFPVEYEGAGLDYHSYAIGLEEISRGSGGLGTVVAAHTSLAGNMLYEFGDEAQKEEYLTALNTAEDIGAFALSEAEAGSDVPAMSTAAERDGDGYLVNGGKLWISNGSVADTVTLFAKTDPDAGRKGISSFVVRPEEDDGFVVEGTEDKLGDKGCPTAELRFDDMWIPEDRLLGEEGEGFVHALKTLNGGRITIAARSVGIARAALDEAASYAQQREQFDRPISDFQAIQHKLADMDTKARAAELLMHEAADLKMRDGDYIKEAAQAKLYASEIAREVANEGIQIHGGYGYTKDFPAERFYRDAKLSEIYEGTSEVLRNTIAQQLLDE
- a CDS encoding PH domain-containing protein; protein product: MKLAPQSVPYRALQKAAGTAVALFVIVNSGGFGLPLAVAGGAAILVAMLAYEVAYYRRFEYVLTEDTLDISSGVISRREREIPYRRIQNVDVSRSVIQRAIGVAAVDLETAGGSSTEGSIRFVTPEEATRLQREVQRRKSDASRTGEGGERSDADTGAVEGGRDDAFAPSEEELFAISPGELALVGALSFDGRLIGLLAFLSSGSFPVLSSFLPETSAAALTATAFVGVAVLFLASWFIGAGLAFSNYYGFRLSRAGDELRYERGLFRRYSGSIPTEKVQTLRIADNPAKRALGYASLSIETAGYAPGQGTESGNQSAVPIATTDRVYRLAHEIEPFGTPEFNRPPKRIRWRYVFRYAMVVGVLTAVAYGVNWYFAASLPWYGVAALLLIAPPAAHLKWKHRGYWLGEDHLLTRNGFWGRTVAVVPYYRIQNVIDSRTVFQRRWGVATIVADTAGTGSLTGSDAAAVDFEIGEAEALKETLTDRLATAVAERRAGGKDRFEWVDEGDDVDGEADAAEETGPAAGAESTTETGPATEPTSGGTMSGAPTDNGSESDDTAADHRAAADEPTDETPDVPDDGVVRPDFSPGDRDYSEPAERVDTGDYAVDQRASDADVPFGPDRGTENDDRESEDGNRESENADRKGGTDEIEETDADERPE
- a CDS encoding PH domain-containing protein — protein: MTTQTLHPRVQIVWVLRAVLLSALVTAPFVGGVYVEYLPEWVPVAVGAAILTLTVAHALLRYRRWSYEIREDAIYLDRGVITQVRTTVPLVRIQHVDSRRGPIERTAGLASCVVYTAGSRGADVRIPGLTPEGASDLREELKRLAIRADGEDAV
- a CDS encoding Glu/Leu/Phe/Val dehydrogenase; translated protein: MTDDPFENMLAQMDRAEEYADVDHGIFERLKHPERTLKVTLPVELESGEVEVFEGYRCQFDSARGPFKGGVRFHPSVTQREVEALAGWMTWKTALVDLPYGGAKGGVICEPKELTDRDLERLTRRYTEGIRRMIGPEVDVPAPDMNTNPQTMAWMMDTYSMYEGYSVPQVVTGKPLEIGGTPGRVEATGRGVSLVTERLFEYLDRDLSDATIAIQGFGNVGSNAARLLDEAGANVVATSDVSGAAYDPDGLDVAALGAHVDAGGLVEEYVAGDLKGSADRSRWDDPDAITNAELLTLDVDVLIPAAVEGVITADNVDDLRASAIVEAANGPTTVAADEALTERDVQVVPDILANAGGVIVSYLEWVQNAQEFSWPLETVNAELERRIGDAFDKTIEQYDTKDLPDLRTAAYTLALERTAKAHEYRGLFP